The genomic DNA aaagaagaaaattaaaagaaaatggaaaaaggaaaaagaaatattctgTCATCGTCTTCAAGTTGAAGAGCTCCTCCTTGTCGTGTCCGAGAAAAAACAGAGCATCTCTTCTGTCACCGAAATTTACAGACAAAATCGACTTCTTCAGCTGAAAGAAATCACCTCCGAAAGCAATCCACCAGAGAGAGAAGACAATGAGAGGGATTGGAAGAGCTGTTGGGCATTCTCTTCTTCAACACTGTCGGAACCCTAACCGCCCTTTTGCTCGCCGCCTCATCTTcgcctcttcttcctccttcaCGGCGCTGCCATTCCGCCGGAACCCTTCTTCACCATCCGCTTCTACGGCTTCCAGTCCTTCCTTGTTTTCAGACAGATGGAATCCTTTTGCAGGTTCGTCGATAGACAGCCGCCCATATTCATTTCCATTGCTTCAATTCTTCTTCCCGTGTAATTGGCAATCAaactgaaaataaaaggaaaatgcaaATTTGAGATCTTCGCTATGGGCAATTCATACTGCTTTCCATGTAAATGAACTGAATCACTTTAGCAGCTGAGAGGTTCGTACTCGATAGCTGGTAACTTCTTTTCATTTAGCTAAAATTCTCTCAGTTTGATGATGGGATTATATGCGATTATACATCTGTGGGCAGACCTATGTCTAAGTTTGCCATAGCCTCGAATTCGACAGATGGGAAAGCTTAAGATTGAGCATATGAAATGTTTGTACAAGTGATGCGGGCTGCTCATAGAGAATGTATTTCATAAAGGTTGTTTCTTTACGGGTATGGAATGTGTGTTTGAGCAGTTGTGTTGGTGATACTTTCTGTACAGGGCAGAGGAGGAGTATGTTCATCCAAACTCAGTCCACTCCCAATCCGTCATCCTTGATGTTTTATCCTGGGAAACCGGTTATGGAAGTAGGGAGTGCCGATTTTCCAAATGCTCGGACTGCTATGAATTCGCCGCTAGCGAAAGCCCTCTTTGGGATTGATGGTACCTCGCCTTGATTTCCAAATTTAGTGACGGATTAAGACGGTTTCAAGAGGTGGACATGACAATGCTAAATTTTCTGTTTTGGGGACAGGGATAACTCGAGTCTTCTATGGATCGGATTTCGTGACCATAACTAAGTCGGAAGATGCTTCCTGGGATTTCTTAAAGCCAGAAGTTTTTGCTGCAATCATGGATTTTTACTCTTCTGGGCAGCCGTTGTTCCTGGACTCGAAAGCTGCAGCTGCCATGGACACAGCTATTAGTGAAGTATGTATggctttgaaatttttttttttccggttttCATCTGACGACCTTTTTCTCCACTAAATAGAACTGTGCCAGGTATTCAATATTGTGTTATACATTGCTGGAGCTATAATACTCTTTTGCATAAATTTAACATAGCATCCTGTCAAATGCTGTAGAAAATAATGATGGTACCGTAGTTGTAAAGCTAGGAATCCATGCCTCTCCATTTGGTCCATCTCTTTCCTTTATGCCTTCAATCAATTTCTCAGTTACATCACCCTTGTTCTGTAGCCTGATTATGAAGGGAACCTTTACAAGTGTAACCATCGCAATAACAGTTCtgattttgtttgggttgACTTAGGTTGAATTGCTGTAGGTGTTCGCGGAATGTGAATTCCTCTTTAATAGACAATCATTTGAAAACCTTTTCTTTGGAAGGATCTCTGCTTACattgtaaattttattttctttgtttgaTTTTGCATGAATAACACTTTTTCCTTATGTTTTTAGGATGATTCTGAAATTGTTGCGATGATCAAAGAACTGTTGGAGACCCGGATCCGACCAGCAGTGCAAGACGATGGCGGTGACATAGTGTATCGGGGATTTGATCCGTATGTTGCCCTTCATCTGCTTTGCATAAGCCATGAAAAagattgaaattaatttattagctTAAATGTTCTCtacttctatatatatgtaactgAGATATCATGCCTTGCAGGGATACTGGTATAGTTAAACTGCAAATGCAAGGAGCATGCAGTGGCTGTCCCAGCTCTTCAGTCACTCTGAAATCTGGAATCGAGAATATGTTGATGCATTATGTACCTGAAGTAAGAACCAATTCTCAGAACTTAGTTCAGATTTTATGATTTACGATTGTGATCGCATTCTTAATTTGGGTGACTGGGTTTAGGCTCCATAAATGTCATGTAACTGAACCCTACCATACTGAGGACTGGCTCTAAGATATTAGTACCGGAACCATTTATTTCAAGTTAGGATTCCAAACCCTACTTAGAACCTATGCTATGCCACAGtaagaaggaaaaaggaagattttaactaaatattataatataagaatATCCCCTTTTTGGTTACCAATTCCAATTTCTGCTTTTGGGCACCCAGGGCACCAGAACTGAAGCAGAAATTTACTTGTTCCTAATTTGGAAACTATAAGAGGAAGCAACTACTTAGATTAGGATTAGTTTTTGATTGGCTCCAAGAGTACCCATACTCTAATTTTGACAGTTAGGAATAAATTAGTGGAGTaaactatcaatttggtcattgaCGCTTGAAGTGGCCATCAATTTCATCCTTAACCTTTCATTGCCATAAAAAATTCCCCTGACACTACACTTCCGtttatcaatttagtcctgCAGTCCACCCGCTGTTAATGGGGCACTAACGGCATCAATTGAAATACTACGAAAAACAGCCCTGAACGAGAAGGGTGCAGACCATTAACAGCGGGGTTAAATTTTGATAGACGGAAGTGTAATGTCGGGGGTGTCTTTTGCTGGCAATGAAaacttgaggatgaaattGTTTGCCGTATCGATCgtcaaggaccaaattgatggtCTACTCAAATTAGTGTGTATTAATTGTCATGAGGCCTGTTTTGGAACAAGCAAGTCATAGCAACATATAAACTTTGTGCTTTTTTCCTTCCCAATTTGTTCATCCTCCAGACATGAGATTCTGACGTCTTTATGTTAAGAGGTGCTGATTTCTAATCCTATTCTCATTTTGACTACATGCAAACGATCATCTTGCATATGTAGTTAGACGTGAGAAATGTGAATAACTTGTATCTCGGTGTTTCATGCTATCTGCCCAATGTGAAATGCTTGATGTACTGTTCTTTGAAGCTGGTTCGAAGCTGGTTCTCATTCTCTGCATCTACTGATTGTGGCATTAAGATATGTCTGTTTTGATATGCATTAATAGGTCAAAGGTGTTGAGCAAGATATGGAGGAAGAGGATGAAGAGGCAAGTTTAACTGGACAGATGGAGTAAAAGCCCTATTCTACAACTTCTGCACGATGTAAAACCAAGAGATTTAGAGCTGAGGAGCACTTCGGGTTGGGCATTGTACAGTCAATAATTAGGTACACCTGCCATATGATCTCGACCATATCTATGTAAGCTCAGTGCAATATAATATGGTCGTGGGGAAGCCAAGTTCTTTGCCGAATCTTGTATGCAAAAGAAATAGAAACACGATTCTTGCATTCTGCAATCAGAATTTTGTTGCCAACCTTAATCGTTGAGACACCAAGTGCGATCAATATGCATGATGTCATACCGTTGGAGATGTACTTATACAGTAGTAGCAGCAGCTGATTTGTTTATTTGACGTGAGTCCAAGAAAACCAGTTTCATTCTCGTTTGCTTAGACTTTTGCATTTTGAGACTTTCATGACTCGGGCTTAGTCTGGGAGAGTTTACTACCGATGGTGAGCGCCAAAACAAAATTGTTGATTtcagcccaaaaaaaaaaaaatgttgagaaataattattcatttcGAGGGAAACCAGAGTTTTGCATGGGCAATAATTTAGTGGAAATGCTAACACGACATTGAGCTACAAGAGCACATTTGGTACTTTCAATTTAAGTATTTAGTATTTCAGTGTAAGTGTTAAGTATTCTACTATTCGTGATATAGAGTACAAAGTACTAGAtacttgaattgaaaatatcaaATGTGACGACGACTCGTCATTGGAGACGAACCCTTAATTTAGAACTGCTGAAACTAATTATGGATGATCAATTGATGCTGGAGTACATGTGGACATTGGTTTTTAAAGTTATCTGTAAAATGGTTTTGCTTTTGTATGGATAGTAATAAAGTACCTATGAAGCCTTTCAGCTGCACTGGCAAACAAAAGTGGTTGAGTAACATTCTTCTCGCAGATCCATTCAAAAAATGAACGGACAAGAGTCGTGCACTGTGCAATTGCATTTATATGATGTCGTGTCTCCTCTAGAAATTAAAACCGTGGAAAATCTATAGTAT from Punica granatum isolate Tunisia-2019 chromosome 2, ASM765513v2, whole genome shotgun sequence includes the following:
- the LOC116197944 gene encoding nifU-like protein 4, mitochondrial, which encodes MRGIGRAVGHSLLQHCRNPNRPFARRLIFASSSSFTALPFRRNPSSPSASTASSPSLFSDRWNPFAGQRRSMFIQTQSTPNPSSLMFYPGKPVMEVGSADFPNARTAMNSPLAKALFGIDGITRVFYGSDFVTITKSEDASWDFLKPEVFAAIMDFYSSGQPLFLDSKAAAAMDTAISEDDSEIVAMIKELLETRIRPAVQDDGGDIVYRGFDPDTGIVKLQMQGACSGCPSSSVTLKSGIENMLMHYVPEVKGVEQDMEEEDEEASLTGQME